From the genome of Burkholderia pyrrocinia:
GTCGCGGCGGCGCGATATCCGGCAACGCGTTCGTATGCGCCGCACGGACTGCGGCGCGTATTGCCGGAAACTTCGGCCGGAAACATCGGCCGCACACATCAGCCGCACACATCAGCCGGACACATCAACTCGAATCGAGGAGCCGCTTGTAGCGCGAGAGCACGCGCGGGACATACACGCGCGTTTGCGGCGATGACGGAATGCGATAGCCGGCGCGAATCACGGCATTTTCTCCGGCATTGTAGGCGGCCAGCGTGAGTTCGACGTTGTCCTTGAACATGTCGAGCAGGAAGCGCAGATAGTGCGCGCCGGCCAGCACGTTGTCGCGCGGATTGAACATGTCTCCGCTCGAAAAACGCCGCGCGGTGTCGGGCATCAACTGCATGAGCCCTTGCGCGCCCTTGTCCGAGACCGCCTTCGGGTTGTATCCCGATTCGACGTCGATCACCGCGCGCAGCAGCTCGGGCGGAACGCGAAACGCGCGGCTCGCTTCGTCGATCACGTCGGCGAACGAGGACAGCGCGCCGCGGGCCAGCTTCGATGCGCCTTGCTTCATGTCGGGTGGGGCGGGCGCGGCGCTCGCGACGATCACCTTCAGGCCGGCCGTGCCGGGTTCGTTGGTGAGGACGATTGCGCCAGTGCTGGTGACCGTGCCGAAGATTTGCGCGTTCGCGCTGCACGTCCACGCCGAGCCGAGTGCCACGCATGCGGCAGCGATCGCGATTCCCAATCCGGATAAAGGTCGACGGTGCATCTTCCAGGTCTCCTGCACCTGGATTGTCGGCGACGGGAAATCGGATCGGCAATGGGGCACCCCCCTACACTTCGAGGGCAAAACGGCGGCCAAAACGGCGACCGCAAAAAACGGTGCAAAATTGTTACCCCCGTAACGGTGGGTAATTGGTGGTAACTAACGAAGATTGACAATCCTTACTGCGCACCGTTGGTTTCTTCTCGATTTGGCGTCGTCGCGGCGGGAATGTTTTCATTCATGCTGAAACGCGAGTGGCATTCCCGCTATCGGTAATCACACTGACGCGCTGAAAAACCTGAAGTCGATACAGTTTTGAAACATTTCAGGAGGGTGGCGCGGTCGCGCCGCGGACCGGCGCAATCCGGCGCGCCGCCGCCGCAGGCTCGGCGCGCGGTGGCGCGATCCTTGCTGCAGCGACACGCATGGCTGTCGGTTGCCGCGAATATCGATAATGAATCTGGGCAAGGGGAAACCACGCAGCGAGCGTGTCCGGAACTGCGCAGGATGTGCCGATACGGCACGCCGCGCAGGAATGGAGAAACGGGGGAGTGACGGTCGTGAATACCAAATGTCGCGTTGTAATTGCAGAGGACCATGACCTGCTGAGAAATGGTCTGCGGTCGATGCTGTGCGCGCAAGGCGACTACGACGTCGTCGGCGAGGCACGGGACGGCAAGGAGGCGTGTCATCAGGCGCTGGCGCTGGCTCCCGATCTGATCCTGATGGATCTGTCGATGCGCGGGATGAACGGCATCGATGCGAGCGCAACGATCAAGCGGCGCACGCCGACGGTCCGGATCATCGCGCTCACGGTTCACCAGAGCGAGGAGTATGTGCGGGAGGCGCTGCGCGCCGGGGTCGACGGTTACGTGCTCAAGGACGTTTCGTTTGACGAATTGCTGCTCGCGATGCGCATGGTCAGGCAGGGGAAGAAGCATCTGAGCGCGGACGTGTACGGCTACATGGTCGACTCGTTCGTGACCGGCCGCGAAATGCCTGCGCCGAGAAAGGCCTGGGACATCCTCACCGCGCGCGAGCGTAGCGTGCTGAAGCTGATTGCCGAAGGGCGCACCAACCGGCAGGTCGGCCAATACCTGAATCTGAGCCCGAAGACGATCGAGAAGTATCGGGCGAGCATGATGCACAAGCTCCATCTCGCGAACCTGACGGAACTGGTGCTGGTCGCGATGAGCATGGGTCTGTTGACCACGCTCGCGGCGAAGTGCGCGGAACCGGATGCGGACGACGTGCCGACTCACACGATCGACGACGTCAGGGCTCCGGAAGATGCCGGCGCGCATGCGAGACTGGACGATTATCCGCTCGGCGGCGTGAAGGATTAACCGCTGGATTAACCGCGGGATCGACTGCGGGATCGACCGCGATCGCGCGCGTCAGCCGGCCCAGCTCGCCGAGATGAGCGTGCCCGTGGTGGCCGACGACTGGATCGAGAACGTGCCGCCGTGCGACTCGACGCGGTGCTGCATGCCGATCAGGCCGAGCCCGTCCGTGTGCGCGTCTTCCGTCGTCAGCGGGCGATGCTCGTAGCCGATGCCGTTGTCGCGAATCGTCAGCAGCAGGCCGTCGGCGTCGTGGCGCAAGCCGAGTACGATCTCGGTGGCCTCCGCGTGCTTGACGATGTTGTTGAGCGCCTCCTGCGCGACCCTGAACATGTCCGCCTTCAGATGGTCGGGTATGTCGTCGTCGTCGACATCGCAATTGAACTCGACCGTCAGCGTGTTCACGTCACGCTCGATGCGCCGGCACAGCGAAGCGAGGGCCGCCGACAGGCCGAGCTTGTCGAGCATCGGCGGCCGCAATTCACCGCATATCTGCCGGACTTCGCCGATCGTTTCGCGGATCCGGAGCACCGTCGAATCGAGCAGATTCGCCGCCTCGTCGATTTCGCCGCGACGAATGCGCATCAGCGCGTCCTCATTCATCAGCTTGATGAGCGTCAACG
Proteins encoded in this window:
- a CDS encoding lytic transglycosylase domain-containing protein, which gives rise to MHRRPLSGLGIAIAAACVALGSAWTCSANAQIFGTVTSTGAIVLTNEPGTAGLKVIVASAAPAPPDMKQGASKLARGALSSFADVIDEASRAFRVPPELLRAVIDVESGYNPKAVSDKGAQGLMQLMPDTARRFSSGDMFNPRDNVLAGAHYLRFLLDMFKDNVELTLAAYNAGENAVIRAGYRIPSSPQTRVYVPRVLSRYKRLLDSS
- a CDS encoding response regulator: MNTKCRVVIAEDHDLLRNGLRSMLCAQGDYDVVGEARDGKEACHQALALAPDLILMDLSMRGMNGIDASATIKRRTPTVRIIALTVHQSEEYVREALRAGVDGYVLKDVSFDELLLAMRMVRQGKKHLSADVYGYMVDSFVTGREMPAPRKAWDILTARERSVLKLIAEGRTNRQVGQYLNLSPKTIEKYRASMMHKLHLANLTELVLVAMSMGLLTTLAAKCAEPDADDVPTHTIDDVRAPEDAGAHARLDDYPLGGVKD
- a CDS encoding histidine kinase encodes the protein MIERQPARPQIRLLDLIDAMRKLRGAVRADDRDAGIVTDARGAALAVLTADGTFVSANRSAAALFGYSNTELVGKRLFDMALDDTHAELADELSRGTTLPCHSFTAMLSGRTGHPAQFMVHQQALPATATSTRLLLTLFEEPPALEPEPPDAAAERYAGTPARHAYLLMGQQKERYRLAAELHDGLGQALTLIKLMNEDALMRIRRGEIDEAANLLDSTVLRIRETIGEVRQICGELRPPMLDKLGLSAALASLCRRIERDVNTLTVEFNCDVDDDDIPDHLKADMFRVAQEALNNIVKHAEATEIVLGLRHDADGLLLTIRDNGIGYEHRPLTTEDAHTDGLGLIGMQHRVESHGGTFSIQSSATTGTLISASWAG